The following coding sequences are from one Tachysurus vachellii isolate PV-2020 chromosome 7, HZAU_Pvac_v1, whole genome shotgun sequence window:
- the LOC132848175 gene encoding uncharacterized protein LOC132848175, translated as MMESRLMVLLVFFYSVARVTEAQLQPVTTTTSSINTTTCGTTKLCVFSTPNCNLTGNSSCFYSSAQYSNGALTVEMSGTTSGYVALALTPTTSPLNTVGTAVFVCGNNNASPFFETASQAGVVLTPAILNLINISNVQGLVTNSSSLIQCTFNVGVNTSALNVIISANVQLPSIISILTGSTNGTSLGNATTVFSSSETLDLANPASNAPWITITRVGCGTTKLCVSSTPNCNLTGNSNCFFSSVQLINQNFTFQLSGTTTGYVALGLSTVGFSAVFICGSISSNFLFTPATLLGTNLLPVNLNTVYSVQGAVSQNLVQCVFNTSSILTVQSLKSANTSYSVSIMNGSLEGSSLGTPTTVFSSNGLLDLTNPASNVVPTVLLNIDRTGCDGGKLCVGSDNTCNLTGNSSCFFGSIQLNDQTLSISLSGTTTGYVALGLATLGNTVVFVCGNNSDGVTNFFFTTATTVGSTLLPVNVSAVSNVQGVVAQNPNLVQCVFNTSSSVNITSVRGGNTFRVFLMNGTTNGNQLGSANILFDSVQALNLNSSPTITAHVFAVLLSALTLCALY; from the exons ATGATGGAGTCCAGACTGATGGTGCTGCTTGTGTTCTTCTACTCTGTTGCTCGTGTCACCGAAGCCCAGCTGCAGCCAGTGACAACAACAACT AGCTCCATCAATACGACCACCTGCGGCACCactaagctgtgtgtgtttagtacgCCTAACTGTAACCTTACAGGAAACTCCAGCTGTTTTTACAGCTCTGCTCAGTACAGTAACGGTGCACTGACTGTGGAAATGTCCGGCACCACCTCAGGATATGTGGCACTGGCACTCACACCCACTACCAGCCCACTGAACACTGTA GGGACCGCTGTGTTCGTCTGTGGCAACAATAACGCCAGCCCCTTCTTCGAAACAGCTTCTCAGGCCGGCGTAGTGCTGACTCCTGCTATCCTG AACCTCATAAATATCTCCAATGTTCAGGGTTTAGTAACGAATTCCTCAAGTCTTATTCAATGTACCTTTAATGTCGGCGTCAACACCTCCGCCTTAAATGTCATCATCTCGGCAAATGTTCAGCTGCCTTCTATTATCTCCATCCTTACTGGAAGCACAAACG GAACATCACTGGGAAATGCAACCACGGTGTTCAGCTCCAGCGAAACGTTAGACCTGGCAAATCCCGCGAGCAACGCTCCATGG ATCACTATCACTCGTGTGGGTTGTGGCACCACTAAGCTGTGTGTGTCCAGTACGCCTAACTGCAACCTTACAGGAAACTCCAACTGTTTCTTCTCTTCAGTTCAATTAATTAACCAAAATTTCACCTTTCAACTCAGCGGCACAACAACAGGATACGTGGCACTGGGACTTTCTACAGtg ggaTTTTCTGCTGTATTTATCTGTGGTAGTATCAGCAGTAACTTCCTCTTCACACCAGCTACTCTCCTCGGCACGAATTTGCTCCCTGTTAATTTG AACACCGTGTACAGTGTTCAAGGTGCTGTATCACAAAAccttgttcagtgtgtgttcaaCACCAGCAGCATTCTGACTGTCCAGAGCCTCAAAAGTGCAAACACCTCGTACAGCGTCAGCATCATGAACGGCAGCCTCGAGG GATCATCACTGGGAACTCCAACCACAGTGTTCAGCTCCAACGGATTGTTAGACCTGACAAATCCCGCGAGCAACGTTGTACCCACAGTGTTG CTGAACATCGATCGTACCGGGTGTGACGGCGGTAAGCTGTGTGTGGGAAGTGATAATACTTGCAATCTTACAGGAAACTCCAGCTGCTTTTTCGGCTCCATCCAACTGAATGACCAAACTCTGTCTATCTCCCTGAGCGGGACGACGACAGGCTACGTGGCTCTGGGACTCGCTACACTG GGAAACACTGTGGTGTTCGTCTGTGGTAACAACAGCGATGGTGTTACTAACTTCTTCTTTACAACCGCTACTACAGTCGGCTCAACGCTGCTCCCTGTTAATGTG AGCGCCGTCTCCAATGTTCAAGGTGTTGTAGCACAGAATCCCAAccttgttcagtgtgtgttcaaCACCAGCAGCAGTGTGAACATCACCAGCGTCAGAGGAGGAAACACCTTCAGAGTCTTCCTCATGAACGGAACCACCAACG GAAATCAACTGGGATCTGCAAATATCCTGTTTGACTCTGTACAAGCATTAAACCTGAACAGCAGCCCAACCATCACGGCTCacg TGTTTGCTGTACTGCTCAGTGCCCTGACTCTCTGTGCCCTATATTAA